One region of Eupeodes corollae chromosome 1, idEupCoro1.1, whole genome shotgun sequence genomic DNA includes:
- the LOC129945412 gene encoding uncharacterized protein LOC129945412, which produces MDENVCRICLQVSEEEEMTSIFESDANNTIISNKIKSCCGVELPIESDGFPTKICSKCKIFLTIAYKLRTICQNSDAYLRRFKAKDSEENDENEEMQLKRETEGLIITYKMNKSMKSESRMKWLGTYSAAPNYWHTTIFKL; this is translated from the exons atggaTGAAAACGTTTGCAGAATATGTTTGCAAGTtagtgaagaagaagaaatgacTTCAATATTCGAAAGTGATGCAAATAATACcataatatcaaacaaaatcaaGTCTTGCTGTGGCGTCGAG CTGCCCATAGAATCAGATGGCTTCCCTACAAAAATCTGCTCcaaatgtaaaattttcttgACTATTGCTTATAAACTTCGGACAATTTGCCAAAATTCTGATGCTTATCTGAGGAGATTCAAAGCAAAAGACAGTgaagaaaatgatgaaaatgaagAGATGCAATTAAAAAGGGAAACAGAAG GTCTCATCATAACGTACAAAATGAACAAGAGTATGAAATCAGAATCTCGGATGAAATGGCTAGGCACATACAGTGCCGCACCCAATTATTGGCACACCACGATATTCAAACTTTAA